One part of the Rutidosis leptorrhynchoides isolate AG116_Rl617_1_P2 chromosome 1, CSIRO_AGI_Rlap_v1, whole genome shotgun sequence genome encodes these proteins:
- the LOC139885761 gene encoding histone-binding protein MSI1-like, whose translation MGKDEEDMRGELEERLINEEYKVWKKNTPFLYDLVITHALEWPSLTVEWLPDREEPAGKDYSVQKMILGTHTSENEPNYLMLAQVQLPLDDAEYDARHYDDDRSDLGGFGGANGKVQIIQQINHEGEVNRARYMPQNSFIIATKTVSAEVYVFDYSKHPSKPSLDGACNPDIRLRGHNTEGYGLSWSKFKQGHLLSGSDDAQICLWDINGTPKNKSLNAMQIYKVHDGVVEDVAWHLRHEYLFGSCGDDQYLHVWDIRSPSVTKPAQSVMAHQSEVNCLAFNPFNEWVMATGSTDKTVKLFDLRKINTALHTFNSHKEEVFQVGWNPQNETILASCCLGRRLMVWDLSRIDQEQTPEDAEDGPPELLFVHGGHTSKVSDFSWNPCEDWIVASVAEDNILQIWQMAENIYHDEDDMPPAADESRGA comes from the exons ATGGGGAAAGATGAAGAAGATATGCGAGGTGAATTGGAAGAACGGTTAATTAATGAAGAATACAAAGTTTGGAAGAAAAATACACCGTTTTTATACGATTTGGTGATTACACATGCGCTCGAGTGGCCGTCGTTGACCGTTGAGTGGTTACCGGACCGTGAGGAGCCTGCCGGAAAAGATTATTCCGTACAGAAGATGATACTTGGGACCCACACATCTGAAAATGAACCTAATTACCTGATGTTAGCTCAGGTTCAGTTACCGCTTGATGATGCTGAGTATGATGCTCGTCATTATGATGATGATCGATCTGATCTTGGTGGATTTGGTGGTGCTAATGGCAAG GTACAGATAATTCAGCAAATAAATCATGAAGGAGAGGTGAACAGGGCTCGCTATATGCCTCAAAACTCTTTCATTATTGCCACAAAAACAGTCAGCGCAGAAGTCTATGTATTTGATTATAGCAAACACCCGTCTAAGCCATCTCTAGATGGAGCTTGCAACCCTGATATAAGATTACGGGGACACAACACTGAAGGATATGGCTTATCATGGAGTAAGTTTAAACAAGGTCATTTGTTGAGTGGTTCTGATGATGCTCAAATTTGCTTATGGGACATTAATGGAACTCCCAAAAATAAATCACTTAATGCTATGCAAATATACAAG GTTCATGATGGTGTAGTAGAAGATGTAGCATGGCATTTGCGGCATGAATATTTGTTTGGTTCATGTGGGGATGACCAATACTTGCATGTATGGGATATTCGGTCTCCATCAGTTACCAAGCCTGCCCAGAGTGTAATGGCTCATCAAAGTGAG GTGAACTGCTTGGCGTTTAATCCTTTTAATGAGTGGGTTATGGCGACGGGGTCTACAGATAAGACTGTTAAGTTGTTTGATTTAAGAAAAATCAACACTGCCCTTCACACCTTTAATTCTCACAA GGAGGAGGTTTTCCAGGTTGGATGGAATCCACAAAATGAGACAATATTAGCTTCTTGTTGTCTTGGTAGGAGACTCATGGTGTGGGATCTTAGTAG GATTGACCAAGAACAAACACCGGAGGATGCTGAAGATGGCCCACCAGAATTGTTGTTTGTTCATGGTGGACATACAAGTAAAGTATCAGATTTCTCCTGGAACCCATGTGAAGATTGGATTGTTGCTAGTGTTGCAGAGGATAACATACTTCAAATATGGCAGATGGCTGAAAATATATACCACGATGAAGATGATATGCCTCCTGCAGCAGACGAGTCCCGAGGTGCCTAA